The Candidatus Omnitrophota bacterium genome window below encodes:
- the otsB gene encoding trehalose-phosphatase yields the protein MDEQESERPGGKAVNLSDFLKGQKKLFIFADFDGTLSDIVNNPPKARPLPGAVEALKRLKESKNIKIAIVSGREISFLRKFFPKGFTLVGCHGAEIDEGRRRSVKTLSPAQKNILALAAAFFKAASIGGVFTEEKKFSLALHYRNAPLKTAARILGITKDIRPVLKKFSLELIYGKKVVEIRAEGVSKGAAVKKLARGAKDHTPVYFGDDVTDEDVFRLRGITGVKIGRGKSAARFRLAAPKDALEALRRIDI from the coding sequence ATGGATGAACAAGAATCTGAACGCCCTGGAGGAAAGGCCGTGAACTTGTCGGATTTTCTTAAAGGACAGAAGAAGCTTTTCATCTTCGCCGATTTTGACGGGACGCTCTCGGATATCGTGAATAACCCGCCGAAAGCCCGCCCGCTGCCGGGAGCGGTAGAGGCTTTGAAGAGGTTGAAGGAAAGTAAGAATATAAAGATCGCCATTGTCAGCGGCAGGGAAATATCCTTTCTCAGGAAATTTTTTCCGAAGGGTTTTACGCTCGTCGGTTGTCACGGCGCCGAGATCGACGAAGGCCGCCGGCGTTCCGTGAAAACGCTCTCGCCGGCGCAGAAAAATATCCTGGCTCTGGCGGCGGCATTTTTTAAAGCCGCCTCTATCGGCGGGGTTTTTACTGAGGAAAAAAAATTCTCGCTGGCCCTGCATTACAGGAACGCGCCTTTGAAAACAGCAGCTCGGATTCTCGGGATCACAAAGGATATCCGTCCGGTTCTCAAAAAATTCTCGCTGGAACTTATATACGGAAAAAAAGTCGTTGAGATCCGAGCGGAAGGCGTGAGTAAAGGAGCGGCCGTGAAAAAACTCGCCCGCGGCGCGAAAGATCACACGCCGGTTTATTTCGGCGACGATGTAACCGATGAGGATGTGTTCCGGCTCAGGGGGATCACGGGAGTAAAAATAGGCAGGGGAAAGAGCGCCGCGCGTTTCCGCCTTGCCGCTCCGAAAGATGCGCTTGAAGCGCTTAGGAGGATAGATATATGA